One part of the Palaemon carinicauda isolate YSFRI2023 chromosome 23, ASM3689809v2, whole genome shotgun sequence genome encodes these proteins:
- the LOC137617149 gene encoding uncharacterized protein has translation MVWFPDLCSLCYELSSILLNDDADDVSLRSARATLRPWVSGFGRNAPSGAPYLLDGDMASRLFPGLTTAAVSPDVAAPLIEEVRATISAEGEPLVPLDVADLDIDVEPRDEQVSGAELVETLFSPTPSPTSSFLGFDNSKASPRDPSASVRPKVKPLRTYKTSALPVSTSPVPGPSTAPDIHIAPRKTTTPKKSKSTKSKTKPTGGFQVPWGDLVPIELVRDLVREQIQHQSGAMTEIKDMMATLIRAGTQLPPPSAPDASKLPPFDKNNPWRFALHAPFLDGSLTLEGIGTRPLEDLEFYPPGLEFPFNGFVRLKEHALVRMDKVPKETVIFPKEQAQAIWARTLSEWGCINSKLTPHKGAYTIFTTAASISLPLIDKVTELTIQAIKEGSSMPALKETDPTSLLIPGTSATWDAAASTFTVGKLDPDCASTLFSEKLLRLIESLLKTEFETRTRLARSLQSITSMESLASLYPEETLFRVATKNQLLSYQIDLHDFWSARVSCRKFVLSEASIRHERNRLIASSSWGKTLFPQTEVDKVLQDAARANQNLQVRWGLSAKKRFEPQRHTFFKKKQRFSPYKTARGTSSPQSSAASTSQQQAPPQQVVYLTAPPGTQPKPLLDVLSCIQPCLRILRFLSWIPEREFQR, from the exons atggtctggttcccggatttgtgctcgctctgttacgagctgtcgtcaattctactgaacgatgat gccgatgatgtctctcttcgttcagcaagggctactcttcgtccgtgggtgtcgggcttcggcaggaatgccccgtctggcgcaccctatctcctcgatggagacatggcctcccgtctcttcccaggcttgactactgctgcagtctcccctgacgttgctgcccccttaattgaagaagtcagggccaccatttccgcggagggcgaacccctcgtaccgctggacgtggcagatctggatatagacgtagaacccagggacgagcaggtaagtggtgccgagttggtggaaacccttttctctcctactccctctcctacctcttcctttctaggttttgataactctaaggcttctcctcgggatccctctgcctccgtacgacccaaggtgaagccacttcgaacttataagacttcagctttgccagtatcaacgtcaccggtccccggaccctcgacagctcctgatattcatattgctcctcgtaaaaccacgactcctaagaagtctaagtctaccaaatccaagacaaaaccaacgggtggctttcaggtaccctggggcgatctcgtccccatcgaactggtcagagatttggtcagagaacaaattcaacatcagtctggggcgatgacagagattaaggatatgatggctactctgatccgcgccggaactcagcttcctcccccttctgccccagacgcatcgaagctaccgcccttcgataaaaacaatccttggcggtttgccttgcatgccccattcttagatggttccctaactctggagggcataggcacccgccctctagaggacctggagttctaccccccgggcctagaattcccgttcaatggtttcgtacgtttaaaggaacatgcattggtccgtatggacaaggtaccgaaggaaacggtgatatttccaaaagagcaggcccaggctatctgggccagaacactatcagagtgggggtgtattaactccaagctcaccccacacaaaggtgcctacactatttttacgacagcggcctccatctctttgccgctcatagacaaagttacagagctgactatacaggccatcaaggaaggctcttccatgccggctctcaaagagacggaccccacctctttgcttattccgggtacctctgcaacctgggatgccgcggcttctaccttcacagtggggaagctagacccggactgtgcctctactcttttctctgagaagcttctcagattaatagagagtcttctcaaaactgagttcgagacccgtactagactagctaggtccctccaatccatcacctccatggagtccctagcatctctttacccagaggaaacgctgttcagagtcgccacaaagaaccagctgctgtcctaccaaatagacctccatgacttctggtcagctcgagttagttgcaggaagttcgttctgtctgaggcctccatcagacatgaacggAACAGGCTGATAGCATCCTCcagctggggtaagaccctcttccctcagaccgaggtggataaggttcttcaggacgcggcgagagcaaaccaaaatttgcaggtaaggtggggtctctcagccaaaaagaggttcgaaccccagagacacacgttcttcaagaagaagcagaggtttagtccttacaagactgcccggggtacctcgtccccacagtcttccgctgcctcgacttctcaaCAACAGGCTccccctcagcaggtagtctacctcactgctccccctggtacacagcccaaacccctcttggatgtcctctcctgcatacaaccctgcttacgaatcctccggttcctttcgtggataccagagagggagtttcagaggtag